In Ursus arctos isolate Adak ecotype North America unplaced genomic scaffold, UrsArc2.0 scaffold_2, whole genome shotgun sequence, the genomic stretch CAGACATTCTTACCACACATGCACTAGGCCCAAACCTTCACCCATCCGTATCTACCAGCATCTACAACCATTACCAAGAGACAATCGGAGGCATCCATCCACGTTTTAGAAAATTACAGCAGGGTCGcaaattttttaaactgtgacgTAGGTCATACTGTCGTATCCAGATCCAGCTCATCCTTCAGAGCCCAGATCAAGCCCTACTTAGTGAGCAAAGCCTGCTCCCCCCAGCCCAGCGTCCAGTGAGCCTCCTTTCTGATCAGTCCGACCACTCACCACCTGATGACAAAACGTCTTATTTTCTTGCCTATCttctacattaatttttttttttttaacgaaacATGACCCTAAGCGCCTCAGTAACTGGAGATTTTGTCTTCTAACTATTCCTCCCACCACCGATACTCAATACATACTTTACTGCCACACTTGATTTTCAGTACCTGATTTGTTTTAGAAAGCGTAATCTCTAAAGGACCACAAACGATTTCTAATGCTTTGGCAAATATATGAAGGACtaattaaaactgttttaaaagcaCTTGCTTTGAAAATCAATTTGTGTTCCTACGacaaatgcatttatttctgcaGTGTTTACCAAAACAAGAATGCCAACCACTTCCCTCAATGTTTTCCTTAATTTCAGTTCAGCCAAGAGTTAAGAATCTACTAAGTAGAAGCACGACAGGGACAGAGGACAAATAAGCTCCATCTCGTGGGACAATTCTGATCCATTAGCAGAAGGTGCCTTTGGGGCCTTGGGTTGATGAATCACCAGAGACATCGTTTGCGTCATTAGTATGTCTGCCATGGATGAGGAAACACACGTAATCCATTTGCCGTGTGTGATTTAAGGAAATGCATGGCCTTTCTAATAAAGTAACAACTTGCTTCTCTGATGTTtaagcagaggaaagagaatcGTCGTATAAGGAAAAGGAGCTGGACCATGTCACCTGTACTCTTGGCCTGCAAGGCGCACCTTCTCCATGGGGACCGTCGGCCTGGCTACCATCTTGCTTTGCCTGCCCCTGCAGTATTCCGCTGCTCTGCCCTCAAGCTGCTGTGTATCTTGCTTCTGCAGAAATGCCGTCCATATGACATGGTATCCCCGCTACGGCAGTTACTAcacttttaaatttcactcttcATACTTTGTCCTCAGGTTCATGGTCCCCCTCAGTTAAAAACAGGACCTTGATTATTCACAGAGCTTGTATTTTCTGTTAAGATTGTTTCCACTCCCCATGAACTTTAATTTACATCCGCTAAGCAACCGTACAAGCGACTGCAACTCCAGCAACGTACCAGGGCTTCTGTTCCATTGTACGGTGTCAAAGTGAAAGCATTTGCAAAAAAGcgaagctgaggaaaagaaaagaactgtcattTTGTGGCGGTTTAGAACAGAGTCACAAAAGccttattcatttatatatttaaaaagataatctgCATTTCTCATCATAGGACATTTTTTAAGTACCGAAAACTAAAGAAGTCTAGAAAAGAAATATCACTTAATCTCTGTGACTCTGAGCTAACCACTTTTAACATGGAGGCATAATTCCTTCTCATCTTTTTCCTCTACCTGCCATTAATGGAAGGATAATTTTTTCCAGAGCTCAGCAAGAGAAACCTTTCCTATAACTCTGGTCCTGCAAGACgctcaaaacacaaaacaaaagaaacaagcaaaaacatGGTTCCGTGGTCATACAATGCACAACCATCCCCTTCTTGGGAACTTTTAATGCATATGACCACATTGAGAGCTCGAAGAAATCCAGTTTAATATCACTTAACACAGGTTCTCAAAATGACATCATCCTAGAACTCTTGGGAGCTATGGTGCATGACCAAAGACACAGGCCCGGACAGAGAAGCGGACATTCAGCTGGTGAGGCCGCGGGGATAGCAGGTTGTAGGAAGCAGAGGTTACACGCTGAGGAACTTCAAAAACCTCAAATGAAATGAAACTCTGCCACCTTCTGGTTCAACTCCTTAAATCAGTTCTCAACCTTTCAACACATCTTTTTGGTCCCGGGTCGAAGAGCTGAAGTAAACCACGAACAGAAGAGTTCATCACTCACCAGCCATATGATGGGCATCAGCAGTGTCCACACAAAGGGAGGGAGAATGCCACACGTCATATTGGTCACCATTGTCCCTGGGCACACCACGCTGGAATACAGACCCTGGGAGCACAGGGAGGAGCCGTAATAAGATTCAAATTCAGCCCATCCACGTGCTTGTGAATAAGAGAGATTTGCGAATGAGCCAGGAAGCCGGGCAGGAAGGCTTCCTGCTCTGAGCTGCCGCTGAGGCGGCAAACCATCTCAGTGAAAGAATCACATCCGGAGGACTCAGCAGGAGACCGCTCAGGatgcaaagatgagtaagacaatGTGTCTGTTCTCCAGGAACTCACAGAACAAAGAATAAGCCAGCCTGCAGCTGGAagagaagagcaggatctggttACTGGAGTTTGCCAGGTACTGGCTTAATTGAAGATTGGTTTATCGATCACAATAAGTACTTCAGATAAAAAAGACATCCACAAtacagtctctgccttcaagaAGTTTCTGGTCTAGTGGATAACAGTCAAACCTAAAGTTTGTGTTGGTTCCCCTGCAGGTATATAAGAGGCATGCTCGTGGCTTGAGGTGGGAGCTCCCCTCACGAGAGGAGAACGAACCCTCCACCCGAGGAGCTCTACATCAGGTCCTTGGCCTGGGACCTGTCACTTTTGAAAGATCTGCCCTCGAAAGAGAGCCCAAATTAGCACAGAGCGTGTGACACGAGGAAGGGCCTGTGTGGGCTTTACTAATCCTTGGAGCACTGGGATTGGTTTTACAAGttgatttaattcaatttttactACGTTTTACCTTATGTAGCTATTGACCATTTTaactctaatttttattacttttcattttattttttcttttaaatgaaactaGGAAGCACCAGTGTAACACAAACAGTTCAGTAGGCAGAAAGCACCCCAGGCAAGAGAAGCTGGAGGCTTTTCCTCCTCTATTCGGCGCTGCAGAGGCTCCGTGGTACCTGACAGATTATCCAATCCCTGGGGGTTGCCTTGATTTACCAAAGGTCCTCTGAAAAGAGTTAAGAGTCTAGACTCATAAGGAACTAAAATTTCTCCCCAGGAAAATCACACATTTTCCCCCAGCAATAACTAAGGAAGATTTCTTATTCTGGGAGCTAGCTAGGAACAGTTAGGGACTCTTCATTCCTGAGTAAAGACATCTGAACTGAAATCCAGGGTCTCTGACACCTGGGACGTTCGGATGTTCATAAATTCTAGCTCTTGAAGAGAGACAGCACGGTGAACGAACCCCCATGTACCTAAAAGGTCAGGGGTTAATTATCTCTGCCCAAAACTTTTACACACACCAACTGTCAATCTTATTCACGTCTTCTCTTGTCCTCACAGCAATCCTGCTCAAGAAAGGGTACTGCCATCTTCTAAATGACAACAGTTCATAGAAGCCAACCCCATTACTAGGAAGTCAGTAGTAGCTGGCAAACCACAGCCCGGCCATCCCCACGTCGCCCGGCCAGGCCTCACCCGCCACCATCCCCCCGTCACCTGGCCAGGCCTCACCCGCCGCCATCCCCGCGTCACCCGGCCAGGCCTCACCCGCGGGTTGAAGTTCCGGTTCAGGGCCACACTCAGCAGGTCAATTGCGTATTTGGAGGAGCTGTAGGGCTCCTGGCCGCTGCTGTGCTGGATGTCCTCAAGGTGGAAATTAGATTTCCTTGCGTTGCGAGAAGATGTCCAGATGAGCTGGGAAGGACTGTCGCTGTGACAGAGGAGAGGCTCCAGTTCCCGAATCTGAATGAGatgaaaagagaacaaagaaaggatCAACATCTACTGGAGGAGTGGAGGATAACAGCTGTGAAGCCGCTGCAAACATATCCTGGAGCTGAACAGGAATGCTGTTGCTGGAGGGGCTTCTCTGGACATGCGGGAGAGGCGCTAGAATGACGCATGCAGAGACCAGTTAGCGTCAGAGACCGCAGTATGAACCGATGTCTAGCTTCATAAAGATACAGACggttacatataaaaatactaacaggtactcacacatacatgtatatgggTACATACACTTACATGTATCTCTCTACGCTCTGTGAGCCTGAAGCTATGATCCATCAGTAGCAACAggcacccagatcttggtttctaataccatcgTCCAATAAGAGGTACcagatcttggggcacctgggtggctcagtcggtgaagcatccgacccttgatttaggctcaggtcatgatctcagggtcctgggatggagccctgtgtcgggttctATGCTCAGCGGCGAGTtggcttaaggattctctccccctgttCCCCACCTGTTcaagctctctctgtctctaaaataaataaaaaatcttaaaaaaaaaaaaaaaaaagtggaaccaGATCTCCTTAgggaaatggctgattctaggactggggcaggaaatatatCTGATGAGCCTGAACCACCTGGTGGTGCCAGAAAGAACATGCTCAAAACAGAAAACCATACCGATGAGGCTGTATCAGAGATATGCAGGATCCAACACAGAGAGCCCCCAGTGGCCCGAACTGAAATAATTTGGGCAAGGAAATCAAGTAGTATTTCTAACTCAAAGTAGAAAATACATACCCACAAGCCCGTGGGACTATAATAAGTGATTTTTGCAGCATTACTGAGGTATACATGACCAAGAAATGACTGAGTAAAGCATTAGATGGAGAACAGACAAATCTCTCttgcagaaaaattccaaataatttatgtagctaATCACCCCTTTGGGGCATCAAACACAACCCCTTAAGTGTGCGCTACACGTGGTAAGTCTCTTCCAAAGAGTACaatatggaaagggagagaaaaacaaaaagagagactTTACAATgaaaaacctgacaaacactacctcgaGCCGGGTGATCAAAGGGAATGTCAACGCTGACAAGTCACAGCGACGGCTCATACCCGTGATGTGGTGTGACAAGAATGGTCTTCACTTCTGTGGTCCTCCTCCCGCAAACACGTTACTCAAGTCTAACCATGAGAAACACTtcagacaaatcccaactgaGGACAAATACCTCAGCAGGAATCCTCGAAACTGTGAAGATCATGAAGCAAGAgagtctgagaaactgtcccagCCAAAGGGAGCCTAAGGATAGAGCTACTAAATGTACGGTGGTATCCAAGAAGGAGTCCTAGAACTGACAGAGGACATCAGGCAAAAtggaagaaatctgaataaagtatggacttccAATAATAATGAGGTATCAGTACTGGTTCTCAGACTGAGACAAATAGCAGTAGAGAAAACTGGGGCAGGAGGGAATACAGGAACTCTCTGCACTAGCTTCGCAGtaattctgtaaatctaaaactgttctaaaacaaaaactgtgTTAAGGAAAAATCTAAGAAAGTTTCCAGATGCGCTCCACCATCTGCAATGAACAAGTAAGTCAAATGCAATCAAGATAACTCATAAACATGAGATTAAATCAGTTAACTGGTTCCCGGACTGTAATACTACACCGTGCTTGGAACTTCGAGGAAATTACCTCTACTCTTTATAACAACCCTAAAAGTTTGGTCACGTTCCATATAATCAAACTGGGGATGGATGATCCATTTACACGATGCATTTACACTTGAACCTAGAATCCAAGTCTGTGTTCCGTAAGAAGTGGAAAGAGTCTTAAGCCTACTCTGAAGAGAGTGGGAAGCATTCGAAGCCCTCTGATGATTTTACTTGATAAATCAATCCCAAAACCCCTGCTGATATGCCTCCCTATATAAGGAGACACAAGGATAGGTCATGTCATCAGGACACCTGTGATCATCGTGCCCATGGCCATGActctcctctgccactcccccaacCCAGGTGACCCAAATACCTGATCTCCtgaacaaattaatttttaaacactaCATTTATCAAAAATTTAACAGACTAGTAATAATTATCTTCTATCATTAccaattaatttaataattcagaagaaggcaaagaacgagtattataaaaagataaaggaaatgggAGATAATGGATCTGtgtaaaagtataaagaaagacCAGACAAGAATTCAATCCCATTCGgactttacattttaattaacttttgtCATTGAAAACTTGACACCACATCGCATGAAATAAATAGCACTAAAGCTTATGGAATGAAACATGAAGCTCCCTGTCATCCCCGATATCCTGGCATCCCAGTTCATCAAGGCAACCAGTGCTCCCAGTTTCACCCGTACCATTCTagaaatattatatacatttatacacactACGGAAAGGCAGACCTTCTGTTTCTACCAATGAGATCACACTATACATACAGCACCCTACTATTTCTTCTTCATAATAAAATACGAGAGGCTGTCCCACATAAGTGCAAAACTTTGATCTCATTTCTTTTAGTGGGTCCGTAATATCCCAACCCTTGCGTACATCGTCAGTTACCGAAAGTACAGGAGAGCGCTCAAAGGGCTCCAATGCTAAGGGAAACGAGGCTGAAGGTGAAGAAGAGTGGCCGCGAATAGAGAGGCGGCAGAAATACGGCTCTGTGCACTCCTCCAACACCGAGGAATGACAGGCCACCAGCCACACAGTCGGGTGCCACTTAATCTAGACAGTAGAGCTGTCCTATGGGATTACGCCCCAGCAAGACACAGAACAGGCGAGACAAGCTATGCACCTCTTGCTGACATTTATATGTGTGCCTGGAACTATAATACATGTATAGATGCCGAAAAATCAGAAATCAAGGTAATAAGAGCCTAATTATGGATTCTTCTTCAACCGTGGCTTGCCCACCCCCCATCCTATCAGGCGCCAAGCCCAGTTTCAAAGACCATTCAGAACAGGACCGGTACCCTTCCTCACAGTTCTGTACGTCGTTTCTGAAGGCACCTGTGTGTTTCTTTCTCACTTTGTCTCCACTCTCTAGAGTTGacgtcaaaagaaaaaaaaatatatcaatagaATGCTTTAGGGGAGCAATGTTTTCATAGAGCCCAGTGATCACCCTATTTAAGTACTCAAGGATTTCATGCTAGCCATAAACTGATGAGCTTAACAGGCCTGGGACGCGTCCACGCCAGCCTTTAGGATCACAGCATTAATGTGAGCTTCTTGAGCTCAAAGTCTTTTTACCAGAATAAAGTGGCCAAAGACGTTGGTTTCAAACACTTCCTGGAGCCCATCGGCAGTGACTTTATCTTCCTGGGTCAGCAGTCCTTCAGCGGTGGAAAACATATGAATCACTTTTCTGAAACAGAAGACAATTGCATGCCTTTTAAAAGCTTCTTTAACTGAAGATACTGAAAACACTCCCTGctgccttcccctgcccccaaactACATTTTCCTTGATCCtataatatcaaaaataaaaatacctatttcTCAGACTGTTATTGTACGTATATAAATAAGATGGAAAAATGCTTCCTTTCCCCCAATTCAGAGACGTATTTACATTATAACTCCTACAACAGATAGGACCCTGACTCAAAAAATCTACTGCTAaaactgttttcactttttttcccacATCAGGTTGCAGGTGAACTTCTCTGGGGAAATAACAGCCACGCCAAGGAGAAAAAGTCTTCCTGCACAAACTGATGGTTAACTGCCCACGTTACACAGGATGGTTTTTTACTGGCAATTCTTATAGCACCAAGCACATTAACACGGTGATTAGTTGTGAGACAAACTTAGTCGGTGaagacctgtgtgtgtgtgtgtgcccagaAAGGGAAGTAAAACAAAAGTAGCCATGTAGGAAGAGTGCGAATATCTACTTACAAGTAGACTAAGTCacaaaataagatttatttctcactgtaGGTGGTGGTCAAACATTTTTGGAAGCCACTGTGCTCCTGTGTGTTGAGAATCTCCCGGGGAGACCTTTGGTTCTGTGCATTTCCCCCGCCTACGGGGCAGAGCACCCGCCACAGAGCTGGGAGGTGATCCCAAAGCAGCCTTCGTGGGTTCTGACAACTCTGACAATCTCACTGACAAATCTGCCCAATTCTGAAATGTTCTTGCTACTAGACGCATCCCGGCAGAGCAAACACGGACCTTCCGAAGCATCTAGCCACTTGGAATGTCCTGGAGACCTAGAGCACCCTAAGACCCAGGACCTGCAGCAGGACCCACGCTTCCCATCTTTACTCTTCTCAGCCGCCCCCAGCCCCCTAACTGAATCTCCCAAGGGCAAAACCTGACTCCTTCCACTCAGTTCATCTAGAAAATGGACATTACCTTGAAAAGAGGCCAGAGAAAAGTGCTCTGAAATTCAGCTGTGGGttgggcatgatcccagcattcagATAGACGTAGTCTAATCTCTGAAACCTGTGAGGAAAACACCAAGACAAGACTGTTCATCTTCTCCAGAGCAACTGGAATAAAGAAAGCCTACGAAGGGCAAAAATGCTTTCCAAAGGGGATGCATGGCGACACATCAGGGTTACACCACTTCTTTCTCAACACTGTTTCTTCAGCCACAATAAATACGTGAGTATTCTTTTTTTGACAGTGACTTCAAACAGAATTTGGGGCGCTATAATGGGCTTTGAAGTTAAATCTTTTCAGATCAAGACTCCTTCCAGCTTCGTCCTCCCAATTAGGCCCTGCACCCAGTAAGCCTCTGTCTCCTTCTGGTCTTAGAaagttttctacttttcttttctttttttttttttaagattcacatATTCCTATTGCTAAGTAAAATTTATGTAACGTTAGTAATTGGCCAATCTGATCCATCAATGCTGGAACCTGAATGCCAGTCTATCTACTAAAGCCACAGATCCACATGGAAACCGCTCACTGTTGGTGGCCAGGAGCTCTGTGCCACAAAATGATGAAAGCTCACAAGAACACGATGACGTTACAGAAGCTGAACAGGGGTCAGGCACTCTTGGAAAGTTCCCTCCAGGACACCTGACATGGAGAGAACAGTGACAAGCTGACTTGAGagagctttttcatttttaaacctaCATAAGTCTTAATCCAGTGGGCTCCTCTTGAACAAGGCCAAGCCCGTCCTCATGATACTCACAGGCACCATGAATATTCAGAATATCTCCTACAATTCTACGCATTACACTATCTCCGTGCCCTCTTCTGTATAGTCCAAGACAATACGGGCCTTAGCTAACTTAAAATACATCCACGTTACCAATACATATGGCACACAAACATTTCTTGATCATTCTATAAGTAATTAGCAGCCAAATGACTCTAATTACTAAACTTCCTGTTTAAATGCTGATGTGGATACTACTGGGCCATGCATGTAAGCACCATAAAGTCATGTGGGCCCATctacctttttctttatttaaaatcaatttagttaacatacagtgaattatttgtttcaggggtagaatttaatgattcatcagtctcgtataacacccagcgctcattacatcacgtgccctccttaatgcccaccacccagataccccatcccccacccgccccctccaacagccctcggtttgtttcctagagttaagagtctcttatggtttgcctccctctctgctttcatcttatttttttcttcccttctcctatgttcctctgttttgttccttaaattccacataggaatgTCTAGTTCTagccacgtcgttgcaaa encodes the following:
- the HSD17B7 gene encoding 3-keto-steroid reductase/17-beta-hydroxysteroid dehydrogenase 7 isoform X3, which produces MQKVVLVTGASSGVGLALCKRLLEEDEELHVCLACRNVGKAEAVRAALLASHPTAEVSVVQVDVSNVQSVIRAARELKQRFQRLDYVYLNAGIMPNPQLNFRALFSGLFSRKVIHMFSTAEGLLTQEDKVTADGLQEVFETNVFGHFILIRELEPLLCHSDSPSQLIWTSSRNARKSNFHLEDIQHSSGQEPYSSSKYAIDLLSVALNRNFNPRGLYSSVVCPGTMVTNMTCGILPPFVWTLLMPIIWLLRFFANAFTLTPYNGTEALVWLFHQQPESLNPLTKYLSATTGFGSNYVTTQKDVVLYHRLP
- the HSD17B7 gene encoding 3-keto-steroid reductase/17-beta-hydroxysteroid dehydrogenase 7 isoform X1, producing MQKVVLVTGASSGVGLALCKRLLEEDEELHVCLACRNVGKAEAVRAALLASHPTAEVSVVQVDVSNVQSVIRAARELKQRFQRLDYVYLNAGIMPNPQLNFRALFSGLFSRKVIHMFSTAEGLLTQEDKVTADGLQEVFETNVFGHFILIRELEPLLCHSDSPSQLIWTSSRNARKSNFHLEDIQHSSGQEPYSSSKYAIDLLSVALNRNFNPRGLYSSVVCPGTMVTNMTCGILPPFVWTLLMPIIWLLRFFANAFTLTPYNGTEALVWLFHQQPESLNPLTKYLSATTGFGSNYVTTQKMDLDEDTAEKFYQNLLELEKHIRVTIQKTNNQS
- the HSD17B7 gene encoding 3-keto-steroid reductase/17-beta-hydroxysteroid dehydrogenase 7 isoform X2, with the translated sequence MQKVVLVTGASSGVGLALCKRLLEEDEELHVCLACRNVGKAEAVRAALLASHPTAEVSVVQVDVSNVQSVIRAARELKQRFQRLDYVYLNAGIMPNPQLNFRALFSGLFSRKVIHMFSTAEGLLTQEDKVTADGLQEVFETNVFGHFILIRELEPLLCHSDSPSQLIWTSSRNARKSNFHLEDIQHSSGQEPYSSSKYAIDLLSVALNRNFNPRGLYSSVVCPGTMVTNMTCGILPPFVWTLLMPIIWLVWLFHQQPESLNPLTKYLSATTGFGSNYVTTQKMDLDEDTAEKFYQNLLELEKHIRVTIQKTNNQS
- the HSD17B7 gene encoding 3-keto-steroid reductase/17-beta-hydroxysteroid dehydrogenase 7 isoform X4, giving the protein MQKVVLVTGASSGVGLALCKRLLEEDEELHVCLACRNVGKAEAVRAALLASHPTAEVSVVQVDVSNVQSVIRAARELKQRFQRLDYVYLNAGIMPNPQLNFRALFSGLFSRKVIHMFSTAEGLLTQEDKVTADGLQEVFETNVFGHFILIRELEPLLCHSDSPSQLIWTSSRNARKSNFHLEDIQHSSGQEPYSSSKYAIDLLSVALNRNFNPRLQAGLFFVL